In Streptococcus parasuis, the following proteins share a genomic window:
- a CDS encoding IS66-like element short variant transposase, with product MGRKVSLKKKLTYPVETETITYKRKKAKGVRQAIFSQFTPEIVHHELQGEDCTCPDCHGQLKEIGSTVQRQELVFIPAQLKRIDHVQHAYKCQACSQKNLSDKIIKAPVPKAPLAHSLGSASIIAHTIHQKFNLKVPNYRQEEDWHKLGLPISRKEIANWHIKSSQYYFEPIYDLLHEKLLEQPILHADETSYKVLENDSELTFYWTFLSGKHEKKGITLYHHDKRRSGLVVEKFLGDYAGYVHCDMWSAYRQLDKAQLVGCWAHVRRKFFEATPKKTDKTSLGAKGLAYCDRLFALENDWADLSSEERLHKRQTELAPLMDEFFDWCREQSVLPGSKLGTAIEYSLNYETTFRTVLSDGDLVLSNNMAERAMKTLVIGRKNWLFSQSFEGAKSTAVILSLLETAKRHGLDAEKYMTYLLEHLPNEETLAKKEVLEAYLPWKEKIKRACK from the coding sequence TTGGGGAGGAAAGTCTCCCTGAAGAAGAAGCTGACTTACCCAGTTGAAACAGAAACGATTACCTATAAACGCAAGAAAGCTAAGGGAGTTCGTCAGGCTATTTTTAGTCAGTTCACTCCAGAGATTGTTCATCACGAACTGCAGGGTGAAGACTGCACTTGTCCAGACTGTCATGGACAGTTGAAAGAGATTGGTTCTACTGTTCAACGACAAGAGTTGGTCTTTATTCCCGCACAATTAAAGCGGATTGACCATGTTCAACACGCATACAAGTGTCAGGCATGTAGTCAGAAGAATCTAAGCGATAAGATTATCAAGGCTCCCGTTCCTAAGGCACCTTTGGCACACAGCTTGGGTTCGGCTTCTATTATCGCCCATACTATTCATCAGAAGTTCAATCTTAAGGTGCCCAATTACCGTCAGGAAGAGGACTGGCATAAGCTTGGTCTGCCAATCAGTCGGAAGGAAATAGCCAACTGGCACATCAAGTCTAGTCAGTATTATTTCGAACCAATTTATGACCTGTTGCACGAGAAATTGTTGGAGCAGCCTATTCTTCATGCGGATGAGACCTCCTACAAGGTCTTAGAAAATGATAGTGAGTTAACCTTCTACTGGACCTTCTTGTCTGGTAAGCATGAGAAAAAGGGTATCACCCTCTATCATCACGACAAACGACGGAGTGGCTTAGTTGTGGAGAAATTTCTTGGGGACTATGCGGGCTACGTTCATTGTGACATGTGGAGTGCTTATCGTCAATTAGACAAGGCTCAGCTGGTTGGCTGTTGGGCTCACGTCAGACGAAAGTTTTTTGAGGCGACTCCTAAGAAGACCGACAAGACTTCATTAGGAGCCAAGGGATTAGCCTATTGCGACCGCCTATTTGCCTTAGAGAATGACTGGGCTGACTTGTCTAGCGAGGAGCGACTGCATAAACGCCAGACAGAGTTGGCTCCCTTGATGGACGAATTCTTTGACTGGTGTCGTGAGCAATCTGTTTTGCCAGGCTCCAAATTGGGCACTGCAATAGAGTATAGCCTCAACTACGAAACCACTTTCCGAACCGTTCTCTCGGACGGTGACTTAGTCTTGTCTAACAATATGGCTGAGAGGGCAATGAAGACCTTAGTGATTGGCAGAAAAAATTGGTTATTCTCTCAGAGCTTTGAGGGAGCCAAATCGACAGCTGTCATTCTGAGTCTTTTGGAAACTGCTAAACGACATGGCCTTGATGCAGAAAAATATATGACCTATCTTCTAGAACACTTACCTAACGAGGAGACGCTCGCAAAAAAAGAGGTGCTAGAGGCTTATTTGCCATGGAAGGAAAAAATTAAAAGAGCATGTAAATAG
- a CDS encoding ABC transporter ATP-binding protein, with amino-acid sequence MVQLNLKNIYKKYPNSEHYSVENFNLDIKDKEFIVFVGPSGCGKSTTLRMIAGLEDITEGEAYIDGVLMNDVAPKDRDIAMVFQNYALYPHMTVFDNMAFGLKLRKYSKDEIKKRVEEAAQILGLTEFLQRKPADLSGGQRQRVAMGRAIVRDAKVFLMDEPLSNLDAKLRVSMRTEIAKIHRRIGATTIYVTHDQTEAMTLADRIVIMSATKNEAGTGTIGRIEQIGSPEELYNHPVNKFVASFIGSPAMNFFTVTLQDGVLIGDGFKVDLPEGRRKHLEEKGYNGKSFTLGIRPEDIKASQLELDTYPSSIVEAEVVVSELLGAETMLYSKVGNTEFVSRVDARDYHNPGEKVRLTFNLNKAHFFNDETDQAIV; translated from the coding sequence ATGGTTCAACTTAATTTAAAAAACATTTATAAAAAATATCCAAATAGCGAACACTACTCAGTTGAAAACTTTAACTTAGATATTAAAGATAAAGAATTCATCGTATTCGTAGGTCCTTCAGGCTGTGGTAAATCAACTACTCTTCGTATGATTGCTGGTTTGGAAGATATCACAGAAGGTGAAGCATACATTGACGGCGTATTGATGAACGACGTTGCTCCAAAAGACCGTGACATCGCTATGGTATTCCAAAACTATGCGCTTTATCCACATATGACTGTATTTGACAATATGGCTTTTGGTCTTAAATTGCGTAAATACAGCAAGGATGAAATCAAAAAACGTGTTGAAGAAGCAGCGCAAATCCTTGGTTTGACTGAATTCTTGCAACGCAAACCTGCAGATCTTTCTGGTGGTCAACGTCAACGTGTTGCCATGGGTCGTGCTATCGTCCGTGATGCTAAAGTATTCTTGATGGACGAACCATTGTCAAACTTGGATGCGAAACTTCGTGTATCCATGCGTACTGAGATTGCTAAAATTCACCGTCGTATTGGTGCAACAACTATTTACGTAACGCACGACCAAACAGAAGCGATGACATTGGCAGACCGTATCGTAATCATGTCTGCTACGAAGAACGAAGCAGGTACAGGTACAATCGGTCGTATTGAACAAATCGGTAGCCCTGAAGAACTTTACAACCATCCAGTTAACAAGTTTGTTGCTAGCTTCATCGGTAGCCCTGCTATGAACTTCTTTACAGTTACCCTTCAAGATGGTGTCCTTATCGGAGATGGTTTCAAAGTAGATCTTCCAGAAGGTCGTCGCAAACACTTGGAAGAAAAAGGCTACAATGGTAAGTCATTTACATTGGGTATCCGTCCAGAAGACATTAAAGCTTCTCAATTGGAATTAGATACTTATCCATCATCTATCGTAGAAGCTGAAGTTGTAGTATCTGAACTTCTTGGTGCAGAAACAATGTTGTATTCTAAAGTTGGAAATACAGAATTTGTATCTCGTGTAGATGCGCGTGATTACCACAATCCAGGTGAAAAAGTTCGTCTTACTTTCAACCTCAATAAAGCACATTTCTTTAATGATGAAACAGACCAAGCAATCGTTTAA
- a CDS encoding helix-turn-helix domain-containing protein, with protein MDRDSVLAFFPQGRWNERNANGDDVTIDVPGMGYFSLDRMTLTEREKLLIELLQNQAETYARSPWQSYFENDGIRPTTFSLLQVLHVHIWSSIDQEGQTAWLDMMKQLLPNLQASYSPESNHHIFILDQSTLLDVREILGDTLATMEFDFGLRMTIFLGQLWPEWLESQWPLLVQAEQDLFRKWCAGHQQSFLLTFSYLYLWSGQSYPQLQSGLRQLISNQQMEAIVEALWEEGAVLTKAAQKLYIHRNTLQYRLDKWQEMTGLQLKDLNDLAICHQAILGISI; from the coding sequence ATGGATAGAGACAGTGTATTAGCCTTTTTCCCACAGGGGAGATGGAACGAAAGAAACGCAAATGGAGATGATGTTACCATTGATGTGCCGGGAATGGGCTATTTTTCTTTGGATAGGATGACATTGACTGAAAGGGAGAAACTGTTGATTGAGCTATTGCAGAATCAAGCAGAAACATACGCTCGTTCTCCTTGGCAATCCTATTTTGAAAATGACGGCATTCGACCAACAACCTTTAGCCTATTGCAAGTCCTTCATGTACATATTTGGTCATCAATTGATCAGGAGGGGCAAACGGCTTGGTTGGATATGATGAAGCAACTATTACCAAATCTTCAAGCAAGCTATTCTCCGGAGTCTAACCATCATATTTTTATTTTAGACCAATCGACCTTGTTGGATGTTCGAGAAATTTTAGGAGACACGCTCGCCACTATGGAGTTTGATTTTGGACTTCGTATGACTATTTTTCTTGGTCAGTTGTGGCCTGAATGGCTAGAGTCACAGTGGCCACTGTTAGTTCAAGCTGAGCAAGATCTGTTTAGAAAGTGGTGTGCTGGTCATCAACAATCCTTCCTCTTGACATTTAGCTATCTGTATTTGTGGAGCGGGCAGTCTTACCCTCAGCTACAATCGGGATTGAGGCAGTTGATTTCAAACCAACAGATGGAAGCGATCGTTGAGGCTCTTTGGGAAGAAGGGGCAGTGTTAACAAAAGCAGCTCAGAAACTTTACATACACCGAAACACTTTGCAATATCGGCTTGATAAATGGCAGGAGATGACAGGTCTTCAATTGAAAGATTTAAATGATTTAGCTATTTGCCATCAGGCTATCTTGGGAATCAGTATTTAA
- the rpmB gene encoding 50S ribosomal protein L28 has protein sequence MAKVCYFTGRKTVSGNNRSHAMNQTKRAVKPNLQKVTVLIDGKPKKVWASARALKSGKVERV, from the coding sequence ATGGCTAAAGTATGTTATTTTACTGGTCGTAAGACTGTATCTGGTAACAACCGTTCACACGCAATGAACCAAACTAAACGCGCAGTTAAACCAAATCTTCAAAAAGTTACTGTTTTGATTGATGGTAAACCTAAAAAAGTTTGGGCATCAGCTCGTGCACTTAAATCAGGTAAAGTTGAACGTGTATAA
- the trmB gene encoding tRNA (guanosine(46)-N7)-methyltransferase TrmB, which yields MRVRNRKGASELLATNPQFVISNPEECKGKWAEIFGNHNPIHIEVGSGKGRFVTGMAAQNPNVNYIGIDIQMTVLSYALDRVLEADLPNIKLLQVDGSSLTNYFAPAEIDRLYLNFSDPWPKKRHEKRRLTYKTFLDTYKEILPERGEIHFKTDNRGLFEYSLASFSQYGMVLKQVWLDLHADGLEGNIMTEYEEKFSNKGQVIYRVEAIFQ from the coding sequence ATGAGAGTTAGAAATCGAAAGGGAGCTAGTGAGCTCTTAGCAACCAATCCTCAGTTTGTTATTTCCAATCCGGAAGAATGTAAGGGGAAGTGGGCAGAAATTTTTGGGAATCATAACCCTATTCACATTGAAGTCGGGTCTGGAAAAGGTCGTTTTGTGACAGGAATGGCTGCACAAAATCCAAATGTGAACTATATTGGGATTGATATTCAGATGACCGTTCTAAGCTATGCCTTGGATCGAGTTCTGGAAGCAGATTTACCGAATATAAAGTTATTGCAAGTAGACGGTTCAAGTTTGACAAATTATTTTGCGCCAGCAGAGATTGATAGATTGTACTTAAATTTCTCTGATCCATGGCCGAAAAAACGTCATGAGAAACGTCGCTTGACCTATAAGACATTTTTGGACACCTATAAAGAAATACTACCTGAACGTGGGGAAATTCATTTTAAAACGGATAACCGTGGATTGTTTGAGTATAGCTTGGCTAGCTTTTCACAGTACGGTATGGTATTGAAGCAGGTTTGGTTAGACTTACATGCGGACGGCTTAGAAGGCAATATTATGACTGAGTATGAGGAAAAATTCTCAAACAAAGGTCAGGTCATTTACCGAGTTGAGGCTATTTTTCAATAA
- the ccrZ gene encoding cell cycle regulator CcrZ produces MQFDTSGLQLQSIAGNSGKAFKGQRSDGTPVFVKYEMPPIVSVLAREQITPPILSANREAGMGHRVEQEWLNGRTLERQDMGSKQVRQILVRMHYSRILLNQALQMNYTYMEPQDLVHRWQKEAPARLAQNTYLQSICQDLLNHLPNFRQEVATFVHGDLHHTNWVETTSGLVYLTDWETACLTDRMLDVAYLLTHYIPRHEWKGWLQAYGYKYNQTVLSKIYWYGQLGYLNQIVKHVESYNVLAANKEIYALRQFRQSFKKDI; encoded by the coding sequence ATGCAGTTTGATACCAGTGGGCTACAATTACAGTCTATTGCAGGGAATAGTGGCAAGGCGTTCAAAGGCCAACGGTCAGACGGAACGCCAGTGTTTGTGAAGTATGAAATGCCTCCTATTGTTTCAGTTTTGGCACGGGAACAAATTACCCCACCGATTTTATCAGCAAATCGTGAGGCAGGTATGGGGCATAGGGTTGAGCAGGAGTGGCTGAATGGTAGGACGTTAGAACGTCAAGATATGGGGAGTAAACAGGTGCGTCAGATTCTAGTGCGCATGCACTATTCTCGTATTTTGTTGAATCAGGCTCTTCAGATGAATTATACTTATATGGAACCACAGGATTTGGTACATCGTTGGCAAAAAGAAGCGCCAGCTCGATTGGCACAAAACACATATTTGCAATCGATTTGTCAAGATTTGTTAAATCATTTACCTAATTTCCGTCAAGAAGTAGCTACTTTTGTCCATGGTGACTTACATCATACAAACTGGGTAGAAACAACGAGTGGATTAGTATACTTGACTGACTGGGAAACAGCTTGTTTGACGGACCGTATGTTAGATGTTGCTTATCTGTTAACGCATTATATTCCGCGTCATGAGTGGAAAGGATGGCTTCAAGCATATGGGTACAAATACAATCAAACCGTACTCAGTAAGATCTATTGGTATGGTCAGCTTGGGTATTTAAACCAAATTGTGAAGCATGTTGAAAGCTACAACGTGCTGGCAGCAAACAAAGAAATATATGCTCTGCGTCAATTTCGTCAGAGTTTCAAGAAAGATATATGA
- a CDS encoding ABC transporter permease — MKAVFQQRRRDFLTKCSKYLRYVLNDHFVLVLMVFIGFLSLQYRQLLLNFPENSLPIYLLLLVVSLLVLFSGKIATYLEEADEIFLLPKEKEVLQIIHVAARRNYILWSGIQVLVQMLLVPIYLMLGLAVWMIVCYILLLLGLKYILVKHQMAQYQSQGVLDWSKAIQDEQKRKQSILRFFSLFTTVKGISVSVKPRTYLNGILRLVHDQQTWFYLYLRAFMRAGDYLALALRLLLLAILSLVAIDESWLSIGLVLIFHYLLLFQLLGLFRHYDYQYLTQLYPLGKDEKRRGFQKVLRIVLYGLLGIEVSLALLFSKESIMVVLLLLVGIFLQEGYLPAKLKKLID; from the coding sequence ATGAAGGCAGTATTTCAACAACGCAGAAGGGACTTCCTAACTAAATGTTCCAAGTATTTGCGCTATGTATTGAATGACCATTTTGTGTTAGTGCTAATGGTATTTATCGGCTTTTTAAGCTTGCAATATCGGCAATTACTACTGAATTTCCCTGAAAACTCCCTGCCAATCTATTTGCTACTTCTAGTGGTCAGTTTGTTGGTGTTATTTTCTGGGAAAATCGCCACTTATTTGGAAGAGGCAGATGAGATTTTCCTTTTACCAAAGGAAAAAGAAGTTCTACAAATTATCCATGTAGCAGCTAGACGGAATTATATCCTCTGGTCTGGAATTCAGGTGCTGGTACAAATGTTATTGGTTCCTATTTACTTAATGTTGGGTTTAGCTGTTTGGATGATTGTTTGCTATATCCTTTTGTTGTTGGGGCTAAAATACATTCTAGTCAAGCACCAAATGGCACAATATCAGTCACAGGGAGTGTTGGATTGGTCCAAAGCCATTCAGGATGAGCAGAAGAGAAAACAGTCAATTTTGCGTTTCTTTTCCCTGTTTACCACTGTGAAAGGAATTAGTGTATCTGTTAAACCGAGAACCTATCTAAATGGGATATTGCGCCTTGTGCATGATCAACAAACGTGGTTTTATCTGTACCTACGTGCTTTTATGAGGGCAGGGGATTACTTAGCCTTAGCATTGCGCTTGCTTTTGTTAGCCATCTTATCATTGGTTGCGATTGACGAATCATGGTTGTCAATTGGCTTGGTCCTCATTTTTCATTATTTACTCTTGTTCCAGTTGCTAGGGCTCTTCAGGCATTATGATTATCAATATTTGACTCAGTTATATCCGTTGGGAAAAGATGAAAAAAGGCGTGGTTTCCAAAAGGTTCTGCGTATTGTACTTTACGGACTTTTAGGAATCGAAGTGAGTTTAGCTCTGCTTTTCTCTAAAGAGAGTATAATGGTGGTGCTATTACTGTTGGTTGGGATTTTTTTGCAAGAGGGATATTTACCAGCCAAATTAAAAAAATTGATTGACTAA
- a CDS encoding ABC transporter ATP-binding protein, producing the protein MLEVKNITGGYINIPVLKDVSFTVENGQLVGLIGLNGAGKSTTIKEIIGLLTPYQGEILIDGKSLVQDAENYRKKIGFIPETPSLYEELTLKEHLEVVALAYNLTWDQAWSRVQGLLTIFRLDEKLDWFPVHFSKGMKQKVMIICAFMVEPSLLIVDEPFLGLDPVAISDLVNLLEEEKAKGTSILMSTHVLDSAEKMCDSFVILHQGQVRATGNLEELQHAFNMKGASLNEIYLALTQEGVAR; encoded by the coding sequence ATGTTAGAAGTAAAAAATATTACAGGAGGCTACATCAATATTCCCGTATTGAAAGATGTATCTTTCACTGTTGAGAATGGTCAGTTAGTTGGCTTGATTGGATTGAATGGTGCTGGGAAATCAACGACGATAAAGGAAATTATTGGCCTTTTGACTCCTTATCAGGGAGAAATTTTAATTGATGGGAAAAGTCTTGTACAGGATGCGGAGAATTATCGGAAGAAAATTGGCTTTATCCCTGAAACACCTAGCTTGTATGAGGAATTGACGCTTAAGGAACATTTAGAGGTAGTAGCTTTAGCCTATAATTTGACTTGGGATCAAGCCTGGAGTCGAGTTCAGGGGTTGTTAACGATTTTTCGGTTGGATGAAAAGTTGGACTGGTTCCCTGTTCATTTTTCTAAGGGAATGAAACAGAAAGTTATGATTATCTGTGCTTTCATGGTGGAACCGAGTTTGTTGATTGTTGACGAGCCGTTTTTAGGGCTGGATCCTGTAGCGATTTCGGACTTAGTAAACCTATTAGAAGAGGAGAAAGCTAAAGGAACTTCAATTCTGATGTCTACTCATGTTCTTGACTCAGCCGAGAAAATGTGTGATTCTTTTGTTATCTTACATCAGGGGCAGGTTCGTGCGACAGGGAATTTAGAGGAATTGCAACATGCCTTTAACATGAAAGGTGCAAGTCTCAACGAAATTTATCTGGCGTTGACACAAGAAGGAGTGGCCAGATGA
- a CDS encoding HIT family protein, which translates to MSDCIFCKIIAGEIPASKVYEDDHILAFLDITQVTKGHTLVVPKKHYRNMLDMDAEAAATLFSVIPTISSHLKETLGANGLNIVNNNEEVAGQTVFHTHIHLLPRYDKEDGLEIHFKTNEPDFPALAQLAQSLYLGE; encoded by the coding sequence ATGTCAGATTGTATTTTTTGTAAAATTATTGCTGGAGAAATCCCAGCTTCTAAAGTCTATGAAGATGACCATATCCTTGCCTTTTTAGATATCACCCAAGTCACCAAAGGACACACTTTAGTTGTTCCTAAGAAACACTACCGCAATATGCTTGATATGGACGCAGAAGCAGCAGCTACACTCTTTTCTGTCATTCCTACTATCTCCAGTCATTTGAAGGAGACACTTGGTGCTAATGGCCTAAATATTGTCAATAATAACGAAGAAGTGGCTGGTCAGACTGTCTTTCATACCCATATCCATCTCTTACCACGATACGATAAAGAAGACGGACTGGAAATCCATTTCAAGACCAACGAACCTGATTTCCCAGCATTAGCCCAGCTAGCGCAAAGCCTCTATTTAGGAGAATAA
- the brpA gene encoding biofilm formation/cell division transcriptional regulator BrpA, producing the protein MKIWKKIVLMSLSIFLLTVVAAGVYGNSLLGFSLGEISKTFKSLDNNDDSIQPIDATEPLTILLMGVDMDQASRGGQWEDGRSDSMILVTLNPTTNTTTMMSLTRDIMVEIAEPDGTSSGTIEKLNHSYSYGQAPMAIATIEKMMDITIDRYVEINMDGLVELVDAIGGIEVNNTLGFPISISEHEPAYTAVVPEGKSLVNGNQALVYSRMRYDDPEGDIGRQRRQREVITAIVKKLLNLDGLTQYKKILTAISNNMRTNIEITTSTIPSLLGYKDALSNLESYQLQGEDQMINELSYQLPTSEHLLEMQNVLKASIGQPTATDLVTNVQVNESMMYLPSPVNVYNAYTNELVLEASPWVQTSTEDSTTYDTTAEMNSEATTTDTYSSEGE; encoded by the coding sequence ATGAAAATTTGGAAAAAAATAGTCTTGATGTCCTTGTCGATTTTCTTATTGACAGTGGTAGCCGCTGGAGTTTACGGCAATAGTTTATTGGGCTTTTCGCTCGGGGAAATTTCAAAAACATTTAAATCTTTGGATAATAATGATGATTCGATTCAACCAATTGATGCGACAGAACCATTAACCATCTTGTTGATGGGGGTTGATATGGACCAGGCTTCTCGCGGGGGACAATGGGAGGATGGCCGTAGTGACTCTATGATTCTTGTTACGCTCAATCCAACTACAAACACTACTACAATGATGAGTCTGACGAGAGATATCATGGTTGAAATTGCAGAGCCAGATGGTACATCCAGTGGGACAATTGAAAAACTAAATCATTCCTATAGCTATGGACAAGCTCCGATGGCAATTGCGACGATTGAAAAAATGATGGATATTACCATTGATCGCTATGTTGAGATTAATATGGATGGTCTTGTTGAATTGGTTGATGCAATTGGTGGAATCGAAGTAAATAATACTTTGGGATTCCCAATCTCAATTTCGGAACATGAACCAGCTTATACTGCAGTTGTTCCGGAAGGAAAATCATTAGTAAATGGTAATCAAGCATTGGTTTATTCCCGAATGCGTTATGATGACCCTGAAGGTGATATAGGTCGGCAAAGACGGCAACGAGAAGTGATTACCGCTATCGTGAAGAAGTTGTTAAATTTAGATGGATTAACACAATACAAAAAAATTCTGACAGCTATTTCAAATAATATGCGGACAAATATTGAAATTACGACTTCGACTATACCATCGCTTCTGGGTTATAAAGATGCTTTATCTAATCTGGAATCGTATCAATTGCAGGGTGAGGATCAGATGATTAACGAACTCAGCTATCAATTGCCTACTAGTGAGCATCTGTTGGAAATGCAAAATGTTTTGAAAGCATCGATTGGGCAACCAACTGCTACTGATTTAGTGACAAATGTTCAAGTGAATGAAAGTATGATGTACCTTCCAAGTCCAGTTAATGTATATAATGCATATACAAATGAATTGGTGCTTGAAGCAAGTCCTTGGGTCCAAACGTCAACTGAAGATTCGACCACATATGATACGACAGCAGAGATGAATTCAGAAGCCACAACTACAGATACCTATAGTTCAGAAGGGGAATAA
- a CDS encoding GNAT family N-acetyltransferase — protein sequence MRRKEIEFCEADPSDAQAFIHFMHQVASETDFLVMDETDFAYHQEQMETIFAAGIENPREIHLLAKLENEVIGAITVKSSKQFRISHIGNIFIAVKKEYWGHGIGTILLEEVLHWVREIGLLSRLELTVQIRNQAAVHLYKKLGFQIEGTQYRGARTDQGEWLDLYYMGMLIGDL from the coding sequence ATGCGTAGAAAAGAGATTGAATTTTGTGAAGCAGATCCCAGTGATGCGCAGGCGTTTATCCATTTTATGCATCAAGTAGCCTCAGAAACAGATTTCTTGGTCATGGACGAAACGGATTTTGCATATCATCAAGAGCAGATGGAAACGATTTTTGCGGCTGGGATTGAAAATCCTAGGGAAATCCATTTGCTGGCAAAACTAGAGAATGAGGTTATAGGTGCAATAACTGTTAAGTCTTCTAAACAATTTCGAATTAGCCATATTGGAAATATCTTTATTGCAGTTAAGAAAGAATATTGGGGTCATGGAATTGGCACTATACTCTTAGAAGAAGTTTTGCATTGGGTACGGGAAATTGGTTTGCTGAGCCGATTAGAGTTGACAGTCCAAATTCGCAATCAAGCTGCAGTACATCTTTATAAAAAATTAGGATTTCAGATAGAAGGAACTCAATATAGAGGAGCTAGAACTGATCAAGGGGAATGGCTAGATCTCTATTATATGGGTATGTTGATTGGTGATCTATGA
- the tsaE gene encoding tRNA (adenosine(37)-N6)-threonylcarbamoyltransferase complex ATPase subunit type 1 TsaE gives MLSRNENELISIGENLGSVCQAGQVILLSGNLGAGKTTLVKGIAKGLGIEQMIKSPTYTIVREYEGRLPLFHLDVYRIGDDPDSIDLDDFLFGDGITVIEWGELLDLTLFDDYLRIYIEKVEEGRSLSFEAFGRQSQSLLSEIPNA, from the coding sequence ATGTTAAGTCGAAATGAAAATGAATTGATTTCAATTGGTGAAAACCTCGGTAGTGTTTGTCAAGCGGGACAAGTGATACTGTTATCTGGAAATCTTGGTGCTGGAAAAACAACATTGGTAAAAGGTATTGCGAAGGGTCTTGGCATTGAGCAAATGATTAAAAGTCCAACCTATACTATTGTACGCGAATATGAAGGACGTCTACCGTTATTTCATTTAGATGTTTATCGAATTGGAGATGATCCTGACTCTATTGATTTGGATGATTTTCTTTTTGGTGACGGCATTACTGTCATCGAATGGGGAGAGTTATTGGATTTAACTTTGTTCGATGATTATCTAAGAATTTACATTGAAAAGGTTGAAGAAGGTCGCTCTCTGTCTTTTGAAGCCTTTGGAAGACAAAGCCAAAGTTTACTTTCGGAGATTCCAAATGCGTAG